A single genomic interval of Streptomyces graminofaciens harbors:
- a CDS encoding cupin domain-containing protein has protein sequence MTPRKYPSGPLARRKEQWPGGHAFVPPGEGRRPGVALMEWELRGESWTDEHPHDEFNYVLEGRLFVACDGETVEAVTGDVIQVPAGSVGRYWAPEYARMLAVYGPNPQGLESRVHAYTRLEPPSERSGGSPS, from the coding sequence ATGACGCCGCGGAAATACCCCTCCGGACCTCTCGCCCGCCGGAAGGAGCAATGGCCCGGAGGCCACGCCTTCGTGCCGCCGGGTGAGGGCCGCCGACCGGGAGTCGCCCTCATGGAGTGGGAACTGCGGGGCGAGTCATGGACGGACGAGCATCCGCACGACGAGTTCAACTACGTCCTGGAAGGCCGCCTGTTCGTCGCGTGCGACGGAGAGACCGTCGAGGCGGTCACGGGCGACGTGATCCAGGTCCCGGCCGGGAGCGTCGGGCGTTACTGGGCACCGGAATACGCTCGTATGCTCGCCGTCTACGGCCCCAACCCGCAGGGGCTGGAAAGCCGCGTGCACGCCTACACGCGACTGGAGCCGCCGTCGGAGCGCTCCGGCGGATCCCCCTCGTAG
- a CDS encoding TetR/AcrR family transcriptional regulator, translated as MGNERWPGAVEEFGQHLGKLDWSSQSASRRAILEAFLRLATENGFNSVTMRMIAKEMAIKAPSLYNHFPDGRDEIVAESLRWHFYKFGVAVLDEVRGVSDPREGWRRMVHVHLTRQIQLPESNLWDLLVATDQVVHFLPAKLRQEVDAWVDLYEALFRAAAEDMGFGPSVQQVKLVMTVLEGANRWAMWDGRPRSLAALVEKAHTATLALLEVAKD; from the coding sequence GTGGGCAACGAACGGTGGCCCGGCGCTGTCGAGGAGTTCGGCCAGCACCTGGGCAAGCTCGACTGGAGCAGCCAGAGCGCGTCCCGGCGGGCGATCCTCGAGGCGTTCCTCCGGCTGGCCACCGAGAACGGGTTCAACTCGGTCACCATGCGCATGATCGCCAAGGAGATGGCGATCAAGGCCCCGAGCCTGTACAACCACTTCCCGGACGGCCGCGACGAGATCGTCGCCGAGTCCCTCCGCTGGCACTTCTACAAGTTCGGCGTCGCCGTACTCGACGAGGTGCGTGGTGTCTCCGACCCCAGGGAGGGCTGGCGCCGGATGGTGCATGTCCACCTGACCCGGCAGATCCAGCTTCCCGAAAGCAACCTCTGGGACCTGCTGGTCGCGACCGACCAGGTCGTCCACTTCCTCCCGGCGAAACTCCGTCAGGAAGTCGACGCCTGGGTCGATCTGTACGAGGCGCTCTTCCGCGCCGCGGCCGAGGACATGGGCTTCGGCCCTTCGGTCCAGCAGGTCAAGCTCGTCATGACGGTCCTCGAAGGCGCGAACCGCTGGGCCATGTGGGACGGCAGGCCGCGCTCGCTCGCGGCGCTGGTCGAGAAAGCCCACACCGCGACCCTCGCTCTGCTGGAAGTCGCGAAGGACTGA
- a CDS encoding FAD-binding and (Fe-S)-binding domain-containing protein codes for MPIPAQPDDLAAALRVAGVEFDDSSVTRALYSSDASLYRVVPSAVVKARNAEDVIAAHGVARELRVPVTMRGAGTSIAGNAVGSGIVIDTRRFNRILDIDRDGRTARVEPGVVHADLQRAAAPHGLRFGPDPSSHSRCTVGGMIGNNACGSRALGYGRTVDNVESLRVLYGNGELALEQGGRAGGVTAARLAAVGDTNLAHLRTEFGRFGRQISGYSLEHLLPERRRVDRFLVGSEGSLATVLEATVRLVDDRVDRRMLVLGYPTMADAADAVPALLAAAPGRLVACEGMDSRIVGLVRAKGSPVPDLPRGSGWLFAEVAGEDAVRRLVTAGAALDTKLVDDPREAAALWRIREDGAGLAGRSLPTPAYGGWEDAAVPPENLGAWLRDFEELLRVHGLQGIPYGHFGDGCIHCRIDFPFRPGDPASAGVFREFMTACATRLRDYRGTLSGEHGDGRVRGELLPLMYDEASLALFRQVKAVCDPDGILNPGIIADPVPITDDLRPVRPQAPVRTGLRLVHDAGDLGAAVHRCTGVGKCVAPKTAGVMCPSYLATKDERDSTRGRARVLQEALDGGLLRGGLNDPAVAEALDLCLACKGCSSDCPSGVDMATYKSEVLHQRHDVTGMRRPRSHVFLGQLPRWARLTAPLAPLTNLLLRVKPLAGLAKWVAGVDHRRSLPRFASPTLRRATDTSRVAEAPADVLIWADSFTDHFFPESGLAAIRFLESHGLVVRVIQEDACCGLTWITTGQLDRARTLVARTVRTLAHHVRSGIPVMALEPSCLATLRSDARELCDAEETDVVASGVLSFAELVERLDLPLPDLTGVEVVAQPHCHHSAVIGWDTDQRLLERAGATVTKVPGCCGLAGNFGVEKGHYEVSVAVAETHLLPAVRAHSDAVVLADGMSCRVQLGDLAGVSTRHLAELFASRV; via the coding sequence ATGCCGATCCCAGCACAGCCTGATGACCTCGCCGCCGCTCTCCGCGTGGCTGGAGTCGAGTTCGACGACTCGTCGGTGACACGAGCGCTGTACTCCTCCGACGCGAGCTTGTACCGCGTCGTGCCGTCCGCGGTCGTGAAGGCGCGGAACGCCGAGGACGTGATCGCCGCTCATGGGGTGGCGCGTGAGTTGCGGGTTCCGGTCACGATGCGCGGTGCGGGTACGAGCATCGCCGGCAACGCGGTCGGAAGCGGCATCGTCATCGACACCCGCCGGTTCAACCGGATACTCGACATCGACCGGGACGGGCGTACGGCACGCGTGGAACCCGGCGTGGTCCACGCGGACCTGCAGCGCGCGGCGGCGCCGCACGGACTGCGGTTCGGGCCGGATCCGTCCTCGCACAGCCGCTGCACGGTCGGCGGAATGATAGGGAACAACGCCTGCGGGTCGCGGGCGCTGGGCTACGGACGGACGGTGGACAACGTCGAGTCGCTGCGCGTGCTCTACGGCAACGGCGAACTGGCCCTTGAACAGGGCGGTCGGGCCGGCGGCGTCACCGCGGCGCGGCTGGCGGCCGTCGGGGACACGAACCTGGCCCATCTGCGGACCGAGTTCGGCCGCTTCGGCCGCCAGATCAGCGGCTACAGCCTTGAACACCTGCTGCCTGAGCGGCGCCGTGTCGACCGGTTCCTCGTCGGCAGCGAGGGATCCCTCGCCACGGTCCTCGAGGCGACGGTCCGGCTCGTCGACGACCGAGTCGATCGCAGGATGCTGGTGCTCGGATACCCGACGATGGCCGACGCGGCCGATGCCGTCCCGGCGCTGCTCGCCGCGGCACCGGGGCGTCTCGTCGCGTGCGAGGGCATGGACTCACGCATCGTCGGTCTGGTGCGCGCGAAGGGCTCACCCGTCCCCGACCTGCCACGGGGAAGTGGCTGGCTGTTCGCGGAGGTCGCGGGCGAGGACGCGGTGCGACGGCTCGTCACCGCCGGCGCCGCACTGGACACCAAGCTCGTGGACGACCCGCGTGAGGCGGCTGCCCTGTGGCGTATCCGTGAGGACGGCGCCGGGCTCGCGGGCAGGTCGCTGCCGACACCGGCGTACGGAGGATGGGAGGACGCCGCCGTCCCGCCCGAGAACCTGGGCGCATGGCTGCGCGACTTCGAGGAACTGCTGCGGGTGCACGGCCTTCAGGGCATTCCGTACGGCCATTTCGGCGACGGCTGCATCCACTGCCGCATCGACTTCCCCTTCAGGCCCGGCGACCCCGCTTCGGCCGGGGTGTTCCGCGAATTCATGACCGCCTGTGCGACACGGCTGCGCGACTACCGCGGCACCCTGTCGGGAGAGCACGGTGACGGCCGGGTCCGCGGCGAGCTGCTGCCGCTCATGTACGACGAGGCCTCCCTCGCCCTGTTCCGGCAGGTCAAGGCGGTCTGCGACCCCGACGGCATCCTCAACCCGGGCATCATCGCCGACCCGGTTCCGATCACCGACGACCTGCGCCCGGTACGCCCTCAGGCACCGGTGCGCACCGGTCTGCGCCTGGTGCACGACGCCGGAGACCTCGGTGCCGCAGTGCACCGTTGCACAGGTGTCGGGAAGTGCGTGGCGCCGAAGACCGCCGGAGTGATGTGCCCGTCCTATCTCGCCACCAAGGACGAGCGCGACTCGACCCGCGGCCGTGCCCGGGTGCTGCAGGAAGCGCTCGACGGCGGGTTGCTGCGCGGCGGTCTGAACGACCCGGCCGTGGCGGAGGCACTCGACCTGTGCCTGGCCTGCAAGGGATGTTCGAGCGACTGCCCCAGCGGCGTCGACATGGCCACCTACAAGAGTGAGGTGCTGCACCAACGGCACGACGTCACCGGGATGAGGCGGCCGAGGTCGCACGTGTTCCTCGGGCAGCTCCCCAGGTGGGCCCGACTCACCGCGCCGCTGGCGCCGCTGACCAACCTGCTGCTGCGCGTCAAGCCGCTCGCCGGCCTGGCCAAGTGGGTCGCCGGGGTCGACCACCGGCGGTCCCTGCCGCGGTTCGCCTCTCCCACGCTGCGGCGGGCGACGGACACCTCCCGGGTGGCGGAGGCGCCGGCCGACGTGCTGATCTGGGCCGACTCCTTCACCGACCACTTCTTCCCGGAGTCCGGCCTGGCGGCGATCCGGTTCCTCGAGTCACACGGCCTCGTGGTCCGCGTCATCCAGGAGGACGCCTGCTGCGGCCTGACCTGGATCACGACCGGCCAGCTCGACCGCGCGCGGACCCTCGTCGCGCGGACCGTGCGGACGCTCGCGCACCACGTCCGCAGCGGGATCCCGGTGATGGCGCTGGAACCGTCCTGCCTCGCCACACTGCGCAGCGACGCGCGGGAGCTGTGCGACGCCGAGGAGACCGACGTGGTGGCGTCGGGGGTGCTGAGTTTCGCCGAGCTCGTCGAGCGCCTCGACCTGCCGCTGCCCGACCTGACCGGTGTGGAGGTCGTCGCGCAGCCGCACTGCCACCACAGCGCGGTCATCGGCTGGGACACCGACCAGCGTCTGCTGGAGAGGGCCGGCGCGACCGTCACCAAGGTGCCGGGGTGCTGCGGCCTGGCCGGCAACTTCGGTGTGGAGAAGGGGCACTACGAGGTCAGCGTCGCGGTCGCCGAGACGCACCTCCTCCCGGCGGTGCGAGCCCACTCGGACGCGGTGGTTCTGGCGGACGGCATGTCCTGTCGTGTCCAGCTCGGTGATCTGGCCGGGGTGTCGACCCGGCATCTGGCCGAGCTGTTCGCGTCGCGCGTCTGA
- a CDS encoding fumarylacetoacetate hydrolase family protein, with amino-acid sequence MKLVSYDSGAGWQPGLLHDDQVFSLNSALHAAGLISRDLPSVRAFLRQHGGQLPTIAAALGPLLADGTAESVGGVATVRLGPPVTDPLKVLCVGLNYSDHVGETGRAMPTHPDLFAKFASSLIGPYDTIDRSDVTDNLDFEGELAVVIGRECSRVDESDALSYVAGLSVLNDITARDLQYRGTQWLAGKAVDRATPFGPAIVTLDEIGDPQSLDIETFVNGSRVQGSNTKYMIFPIARIISYVSQFLTLSPGDVIATGTPEGIGAKRNPPLWLRPGDKVEVRLEKIGILNNQVI; translated from the coding sequence GTGAAACTCGTCTCCTACGACTCCGGTGCCGGCTGGCAGCCGGGCCTCCTCCACGACGACCAGGTGTTCAGCCTCAACAGCGCGCTGCACGCCGCCGGCCTGATCTCTCGCGACCTGCCGTCCGTCCGCGCCTTTCTCCGACAGCACGGCGGCCAACTGCCGACGATCGCCGCAGCCCTCGGGCCGCTCCTCGCCGACGGCACCGCGGAGTCCGTCGGCGGCGTCGCCACGGTGCGCCTCGGCCCGCCGGTCACCGACCCGCTCAAGGTGCTCTGCGTCGGCCTGAACTACTCCGACCACGTTGGTGAGACCGGCCGTGCCATGCCCACCCACCCCGACCTGTTCGCCAAGTTCGCCAGCAGCCTCATCGGCCCTTACGACACCATCGACCGGTCCGACGTGACCGACAACCTCGACTTCGAGGGTGAACTCGCCGTCGTCATCGGCAGAGAGTGCAGCCGCGTCGACGAGAGCGACGCGCTGTCGTACGTGGCCGGTCTGTCGGTTCTCAACGACATCACCGCCCGCGACCTGCAGTACCGCGGCACTCAGTGGCTCGCGGGCAAGGCCGTGGACCGGGCCACTCCGTTCGGCCCGGCGATCGTCACGCTGGACGAGATCGGCGACCCACAGAGCCTGGACATCGAGACGTTCGTCAACGGCAGCCGGGTCCAGGGATCCAACACGAAGTACATGATCTTCCCGATCGCCAGGATCATCTCCTACGTCAGCCAGTTCCTCACCCTCAGCCCCGGCGACGTCATCGCCACCGGTACCCCCGAGGGCATCGGCGCGAAGCGGAATCCGCCCCTGTGGCTGCGTCCCGGTGACAAGGTCGAGGTGCGTCTGGAGAAGATCGGCATCCTGAACAATCAGGTCATCTGA
- a CDS encoding NAD-dependent succinate-semialdehyde dehydrogenase, with translation MHTYKTISPLNGEVLAEYTMMTDTEVTAALTRATDAYRDWARSGVDDRVAVLARIAELHRERSAELAEAMATEMGKPLAQAEGEVALSASIYDYYARAGAQLLADEVIEIKAGGRAVVRTAPTGPVLGIMPWNFPLYQVARFVAPNLLVGNTVLLKHARSCTRTALLIDAVVADANTPKGVYENLIVSSSQIGDLIADDRLRGVSLTGSEEAGRIVATQAGRHLKKCVLELGGSDPFIVLPDADLDLALDLAATGRFSNAGQSCTSSKRMIVHSDVYDRFLEGFVARARQWNTGDPLNPETRIGPMASESGRQEIAEQVEDAVAKGAGLHLGGVVPDGPGAFYPATVLTDVTPDMRAYGEELFGPVAVLYKVDSVEEAVALANDSRFGLGSAVFTRDEDLAADIAERLEVGMVGLNTLVRSQPDMPFGGVKASGIGRELGRLGLDEFANKKTVRLS, from the coding sequence ATGCACACGTACAAGACCATCTCACCGCTGAACGGCGAGGTGCTCGCCGAGTACACGATGATGACCGACACCGAGGTCACCGCGGCGCTCACCCGCGCCACCGACGCCTACCGCGACTGGGCCCGCTCCGGCGTCGACGACCGGGTCGCCGTCCTGGCCCGCATCGCAGAACTCCACCGCGAGCGAAGCGCCGAACTCGCCGAGGCCATGGCGACCGAGATGGGCAAGCCGCTCGCGCAGGCCGAGGGCGAGGTCGCCCTCTCGGCGTCGATCTACGACTACTACGCCCGCGCGGGCGCCCAACTGCTGGCCGACGAGGTCATCGAGATCAAGGCCGGCGGACGGGCCGTCGTCCGTACGGCCCCCACGGGCCCGGTGCTCGGGATCATGCCGTGGAACTTCCCGCTGTACCAGGTGGCGCGCTTCGTCGCCCCCAACCTGCTGGTCGGGAACACGGTCCTCCTCAAGCACGCCCGCTCCTGCACCCGCACGGCGCTCCTCATCGACGCCGTCGTCGCCGACGCGAACACCCCGAAGGGCGTCTACGAGAACCTCATCGTGTCGTCCTCGCAGATCGGCGACCTCATCGCCGACGACCGTCTGCGGGGCGTCTCGCTGACCGGCTCGGAGGAGGCCGGCCGGATCGTCGCCACCCAGGCCGGCCGGCATCTCAAGAAGTGCGTCCTCGAACTCGGCGGCTCGGACCCGTTCATCGTCCTGCCCGACGCCGACCTCGACCTCGCGCTCGACCTGGCCGCGACGGGCCGGTTCAGCAACGCCGGCCAGTCCTGCACGTCCTCCAAGCGGATGATCGTCCACAGCGACGTCTACGACCGGTTCCTCGAGGGATTCGTCGCCCGCGCACGGCAGTGGAACACCGGCGATCCGCTGAACCCGGAGACCCGCATCGGCCCGATGGCGTCCGAGTCCGGCCGGCAGGAGATCGCCGAGCAGGTCGAGGACGCCGTGGCCAAGGGCGCCGGGCTGCACCTCGGCGGCGTGGTCCCCGACGGCCCCGGCGCCTTCTATCCGGCCACCGTCCTGACGGACGTCACCCCGGACATGCGCGCCTACGGCGAGGAGCTCTTCGGTCCCGTCGCGGTCCTGTACAAGGTCGACTCCGTCGAGGAGGCCGTCGCGCTGGCGAACGACTCCCGGTTCGGGCTCGGTTCGGCCGTCTTCACCCGCGACGAGGACCTCGCCGCCGACATCGCCGAGCGGCTGGAGGTCGGCATGGTCGGTCTCAACACCCTCGTCCGCAGCCAGCCCGACATGCCGTTCGGCGGCGTCAAGGCGTCCGGTATCGGCCGCGAGCTCGGCCGCCTCGGCCTCGACGAGTTCGCCAACAAGAAGACCGTCCGCCTCTCCTGA
- a CDS encoding flavin-containing monooxygenase: protein MGSEESVREIDALVVGTGMGGVMALRTLTADAGLDAIAIDKAPKVGGTWYWNRYPGALSDTQSFMYQLPYDKELFQQTDWRTRYVPGPQIRQYVEDAVDFWNLRSRIQLETTLVSAAFDEANAHWHVVTDKGEFRARFLITAAGLLSQINIPDFPGIDRFEGRIVHTAAWPEDLDIAGLRIGVIGNGSTGIQFMTEAAKTVAHLTSFQRTAQYTVPAGNREWSEAELEQFKATCEDRWEEFRTSKIGFGIDETKRSIWSVSAEEREAIFEWAWRKGGNYTFANETFCDVTSDRAANELAADFIKRKIREIVQDPETARRLTPTELFARRPICDSGYFEIFNQPNVTLVSTRENPIREFEAGGIVTEDGVHHELDVLVLATGFDAVEGSYRNMDVRGIGGKSLKEHWADAPRTHMGMTVSGFPNLFMVLGPNGPFVNNPSAIGVQAKWIAQAVQSIKDTPGASIRLREEAEENWLQTCLDELKGSLFLETGSWIFGNNIPGKRKARTANFYVGGLNKFIAISEAEAAQGYPSYEVRVPSVV, encoded by the coding sequence ATGGGCAGCGAAGAAAGCGTGCGCGAGATCGACGCGCTCGTCGTCGGAACCGGCATGGGCGGTGTCATGGCCCTGCGCACGCTCACCGCCGACGCCGGCCTCGACGCGATCGCGATCGACAAGGCGCCGAAGGTCGGGGGAACTTGGTACTGGAACCGTTACCCGGGTGCCCTTTCCGACACACAGAGCTTCATGTACCAGCTGCCCTACGACAAGGAACTCTTCCAGCAGACCGACTGGCGCACCCGCTACGTCCCAGGTCCTCAGATCCGCCAGTACGTCGAGGACGCCGTCGACTTCTGGAACCTGCGCTCCCGTATCCAGCTCGAAACCACCCTGGTCAGCGCGGCCTTCGACGAGGCGAACGCCCACTGGCACGTCGTCACCGACAAGGGCGAGTTCCGTGCCCGCTTCCTGATCACCGCGGCCGGCCTGCTCTCCCAGATCAACATCCCCGACTTCCCCGGCATCGACCGGTTCGAGGGCCGCATCGTCCACACCGCCGCCTGGCCCGAGGACCTCGACATCGCCGGTCTGCGCATCGGTGTCATCGGCAACGGCTCCACCGGCATCCAGTTCATGACCGAGGCCGCCAAGACCGTGGCCCACCTGACCTCGTTCCAGCGCACCGCCCAGTACACCGTCCCGGCCGGCAACCGTGAGTGGTCCGAAGCGGAGCTGGAGCAGTTCAAGGCCACGTGTGAGGACCGCTGGGAGGAGTTCCGCACCTCCAAGATCGGCTTCGGCATCGACGAGACCAAGCGCAGCATCTGGAGCGTCTCGGCGGAGGAGCGCGAGGCCATCTTCGAGTGGGCCTGGCGCAAGGGCGGCAACTACACCTTCGCCAACGAGACCTTCTGCGACGTCACCAGCGACCGCGCCGCCAACGAGCTCGCCGCCGACTTCATCAAGCGGAAGATCAGGGAGATCGTCCAGGACCCGGAGACGGCGCGCAGGCTCACCCCGACCGAGCTGTTCGCCCGTCGCCCCATCTGCGACTCCGGTTACTTCGAGATCTTCAACCAGCCCAACGTCACCCTTGTCAGCACCAGGGAGAACCCCATCCGGGAGTTCGAGGCGGGCGGCATCGTCACCGAGGACGGCGTCCACCACGAGCTCGACGTCCTGGTCCTGGCCACCGGGTTCGACGCCGTCGAGGGCAGCTACCGGAACATGGACGTCCGCGGCATCGGCGGAAAGAGCCTCAAGGAGCACTGGGCCGACGCGCCCCGCACCCACATGGGCATGACCGTGTCCGGCTTCCCGAACCTGTTCATGGTCCTCGGCCCGAACGGCCCGTTCGTCAACAACCCCTCCGCCATCGGCGTTCAGGCCAAGTGGATCGCCCAGGCTGTCCAGAGCATCAAGGACACTCCCGGCGCCTCCATCCGGCTGCGCGAGGAGGCCGAGGAGAACTGGCTCCAGACCTGCCTCGACGAGCTCAAGGGCTCCCTGTTCCTGGAGACCGGTTCCTGGATCTTCGGCAACAACATCCCCGGAAAGCGAAAGGCCCGCACCGCCAACTTCTACGTCGGCGGCCTCAACAAGTTCATCGCCATCTCCGAGGCCGAAGCAGCCCAGGGATACCCCAGCTACGAGGTCCGCGTCCCGTCCGTGGTCTGA
- a CDS encoding LysR substrate-binding domain-containing protein: MNVRQLQAFLAVAEHLHFGRAAEQLFMAQAPLSRTIQALEGDLGARLFERNTRSVSLTPAGQALVQPARAVLEAVSCAESAVSAAVSGESGTVRVEFCGVAAHPLVAALSRGMRAEHSGIRLDLTSQAVSRPTIRRLLDGEVDVGLGRFDNLPPGLDSEVLISDSLVVAVPRTHRLAGAQVVGFRDVAAEPFVSLPYTTGSVTTDRLWRLGYAHGAGGVNNVQFAPDTPSCLALVGAEVGCHLALRSVARSTTNPNIVFVPLAQRECELVPDVHLRAAWRSGAVTPPVAAALGHLRRCLHQDRPTVAA, encoded by the coding sequence GTGAACGTGCGACAACTTCAGGCTTTCCTCGCGGTCGCCGAACACCTGCACTTCGGCCGCGCCGCGGAGCAGCTCTTCATGGCCCAGGCGCCCCTCAGTCGCACCATCCAGGCCCTCGAGGGAGACCTCGGCGCCCGCCTGTTCGAGCGGAACACCCGTTCGGTCTCCCTCACGCCGGCCGGCCAGGCCCTCGTCCAGCCCGCTCGCGCCGTACTGGAGGCGGTGTCCTGCGCCGAGTCCGCCGTCAGTGCCGCAGTCTCCGGCGAGTCCGGCACCGTCCGTGTCGAGTTCTGCGGTGTTGCTGCGCATCCCCTGGTGGCCGCGCTCTCCCGGGGCATGCGCGCGGAGCACTCCGGCATCCGCCTTGATCTGACCTCGCAGGCCGTGTCCAGGCCGACGATCCGCCGCCTGCTGGACGGGGAGGTGGACGTCGGCCTCGGCCGCTTCGACAACCTGCCGCCCGGCCTCGACAGCGAGGTCCTCATCAGCGACTCCCTCGTTGTCGCGGTACCCCGGACCCACCGGCTCGCCGGTGCCCAGGTCGTCGGTTTCCGGGACGTGGCCGCCGAGCCGTTCGTCTCCCTGCCCTACACCACCGGCTCGGTCACCACCGACCGGCTCTGGCGCCTCGGCTACGCCCACGGCGCCGGCGGTGTCAACAACGTCCAGTTCGCCCCCGACACCCCCTCCTGTCTGGCGCTGGTCGGAGCCGAGGTCGGCTGCCACCTCGCCCTGCGATCCGTCGCCCGGTCGACGACCAACCCCAACATCGTCTTCGTTCCGCTCGCCCAACGCGAATGCGAACTCGTGCCCGATGTGCACCTGCGTGCGGCGTGGCGATCCGGGGCGGTCACCCCGCCCGTCGCGGCCGCGCTCGGCCACCTGCGCCGCTGTCTGCACCAGGACCGGCCGACGGTCGCCGCCTGA
- a CDS encoding C-terminal binding protein codes for MSLASSTEIPARTPAHAGGLLLVGPQQYPGLERERALAEEFGLEFVVAPDRQAFRASIPEATVVMVTPYAPVEAQDFAAMKKCIAVVRYGIGYDNIDVAAARTKGVPVAIVPGAATEEVASHALTMGLLLARRIPAGQSAIAAGQWAGNVGMDTPRFSQLDVAVVGMGRIGRQVARWYAALGTNVRGYDPFATFDSVPAAPLRELLEQSDVVSLHLPLSAETRNLVSTEVIRRMRPRSVLVNVSRGGLVDEAALADALRSGHLAGAGLDTFTTEPLPADHVLRGVPNLVMTPHVAWRSDLAMDALQEAVVLRARQALTGRPLSDLVT; via the coding sequence ATGTCACTTGCAAGCAGCACCGAAATACCGGCCCGCACCCCCGCTCATGCCGGTGGTCTGCTCCTTGTCGGTCCTCAGCAGTACCCGGGCCTGGAGCGGGAGCGGGCACTGGCCGAGGAGTTCGGGCTGGAGTTCGTGGTGGCGCCGGACCGGCAGGCGTTCCGTGCGTCGATCCCGGAAGCGACCGTGGTGATGGTGACCCCGTACGCGCCCGTGGAGGCACAGGACTTCGCCGCGATGAAGAAGTGCATCGCCGTGGTGAGGTACGGCATCGGCTACGACAACATCGACGTGGCGGCCGCCCGGACGAAGGGCGTCCCTGTCGCCATCGTGCCGGGTGCCGCAACCGAGGAGGTCGCGTCGCACGCCCTCACCATGGGGCTGTTGCTGGCGCGGCGCATCCCCGCGGGCCAGTCGGCCATCGCGGCCGGCCAGTGGGCAGGCAACGTCGGGATGGACACGCCACGGTTCTCCCAGCTGGACGTCGCGGTCGTGGGCATGGGCCGGATCGGCCGCCAGGTCGCCCGGTGGTACGCGGCCCTGGGCACGAACGTCCGCGGCTACGACCCGTTCGCGACCTTCGACTCGGTACCGGCCGCGCCGCTGAGGGAGCTGCTCGAGCAGTCCGACGTGGTGTCGTTGCACCTGCCGTTGTCGGCCGAGACCCGAAACCTGGTGTCGACCGAGGTCATCCGCCGTATGCGGCCGCGCTCGGTCCTCGTCAACGTATCCCGCGGCGGGCTCGTCGACGAGGCCGCGCTGGCGGACGCGCTGCGCTCCGGCCACCTGGCAGGCGCGGGTCTGGACACCTTCACGACCGAGCCGCTGCCGGCGGACCACGTACTGCGCGGCGTGCCGAACCTGGTCATGACCCCGCACGTCGCGTGGCGGTCCGACCTGGCGATGGACGCGCTCCAGGAGGCCGTCGTACTGCGCGCCCGACAGGCGCTGACGGGCCGGCCGCTGTCGGACCTGGTGACCTGA